From Trypanosoma brucei gambiense DAL972 chromosome 5, complete sequence:
ATTACAAAAGCAGGCTCAGGTGGCATAGAAGTGGTCCCAATATAAGGCCGGCACTGAAGGCTGTAGCGGGTGAGAAGACCCTGACGGGAAgatccaacaacaaaagtgccACAGAGAACCCGCTGGACGGGACCCGACGGACTCCACCCGGCCTTAGCTCCCGGTGGTGCGTTTTCCACCGCATGCtccaaaatcaaaaaaatgtCTTCACAAGGAAGCCCGCTTTCCCTGACCTCCTCGTCCTTCtcacttttctgtttcttacAGCCACAAGTGGCGCTAAGTGATATTCCAATAGCATCAGCCAAACGAATAGCGAGGGCGTCCTTCTCCTCAGCAGAGTAGTGGCGTCCCACCGTTTCCACACGCACAGAAACGGCATCTCTTTTGTCGGCACCATGACCTTTGGTGTCAGAAGCGTTGATGTTGGTATCGGAGCCTCTCCTTcccatttcctccccctcttttaccTTATGCGGTATCGATACCTGACTAACTTGATACAACTGCTTCAGTAACGGGGGCCCTACCAACGAGTCGCGATTATACACACAGCGGCTACATTCCCCTACACCGTTGCACCCAGCACGTGTAGAATAACAACTCAAAACAGTCTTATCGGCAAAGGCGGTGGCGCTATCACTACCATCGTTGCCGCTCATATTGGAAGCAGGGTTGTTATCGCATTTGGCTCCACCCGAACCATGTGCAACTTTACTGCCACCAGCACGACCATCGGCAGCGTCAGCGGCACCGCATACCCCATGAACACAGTTCTTGTGAATGTTCAACTGATCAGAAGTGTGCTCGAAAGCAGTGATGGAAACATTACGGCAGTGACTCTCACAGACGAGTAGCAACCCTTCCATTGTGGCAGCCGCCGCGATGAGTTGATAAATTGCTCTCACCAGCATGCAGCGAGCGGCTACGCCACGGACAACATCCACCGATGCGGcctcaaaaacacaaaatagTGAAAGTGTTGAATCTGCGTGGAGCCATGGAGGACGGTGGAGAAGTTCAATGGTCTCCCCAAGCGCTGAAGCCGCGGACTGAAGTTCAGCTACACAAAACGGTGTAAGAGTTGGGGAACAagcaaaccaacaaaaaaataacattGTATGTCACCGTCATGTGATGAGCGATTGCGTATCCGCGGCTTTCCTGGTGAACACACGCTCGAGAGTTAGCGCGCGCCTCCAACTCGCTGTAGGTCGTCGGTGCCTCAGCACAGTGCAGctcgtctttcttttttttttatgaaaTCCACGATACCTCCCCACAGTTCGTTTGTAAACGAtaacttttctcttttatgtGGTTTCGCTTCACTGCCTGCTATTTCTCCTCCGCTTACACGTTTCTGCTAAATATCACAACACTGAAACATAGAAGCACAGTATTACAGACagtgtggaaaaaaataagaagcaaAGGGCCATGTCTGAAACGACAAGTAACGCAGGGTTGGGAAGGGAATATTAAAGGGTAAACGTATACACCGGTATgagtgtgttttggtgttgtGTGTTTGGACGCGGAGACAATAGCAGTGgcgagaagagaaaaaaaaagcgatgGAAGGGGGTTTTGATAAAGTATACGCCATTccaacacacatgcacaaaaaagaaaaaaaaatggcggCCCCACAGGGAAGGATGCCTGTGTGAATCTGCCTGTCTATTTGTTGCTAGTGTTTTAAGAGGATAAATAAAGGCGTCACCACTCCACGGATGGGCGTAGAAAACACGAAATAGTTTCTCCCCTCATCATTTACATGAACTTGTACATATATCACACCAAATGCACAACAACGCAGACAAATATCTTCCCCTTTCATCCCGCACACGCTTCACACTCCCAACTCCAAAAGACTACCAATACAAGTTTTTAACCATATCTTTCCTCTTATGCAGCCTCCCCAACACAGGCGGCAACGTACATACGTGTGCAAAATGAAGATTTAATAAAACTATCACCCTTGACTTTATTGTACATTTGATTTTCGGACTTTCTGTCCTCTTTCGGTCTCTCCATCTTTACATTTGCCATCCCCATTGTGTTACGGACGCGCTTACCCAGCTTAGCACATCCGAGGTGTTCGGCTGAGCCATGTGTAGCCATGGCCATACATCCCCTTCTGATACACCCTCAaatttgcaaaaaaaaaaaaaaaaaacctgctctccctctctccttcttctccCTATCATCAACATTTATCTTAAACAAATCATTGCCTCTAATGAATCTCTACTACTCACCACGGGTGCGTgcaggaggaaaataaaaaatggagGTCATGATTGTTGCTAGCATATCATGGAACTGCAGTTCAGCACCTTTGAAGGGATTTTCGTAGCTGCCCTTCTCACCGCGCACCGTCCAGCAGCGCAGTTAATCTTACGGAAGCAACGCGCAAAAGGCCCCTCACCCAGACGCCCGCTCCAGTTGCCTCTAAtcccttttgttccttttctccatctTTGGATGCTGCATTGTTCTCTCTCTTCATAATTCTTCTATAGCTGAACTGAATACTTGTCGGTCTGCGGAGTTGGGTTGTTCTTGTACAACGCCGAAAGCCTTGGATCGTCGGCGAGCTTCTGCGCTAACTTGGCGTACCTCTCGCTTGCACGATCAATATGCTTCACGAGTAGCTCGTCTAGTGTTTTCATGCGCCATGTGGCCTCCTTGCAGTATTGGGCAAACTCCTTCGCATCCCGTGCAACTTCACCACTGGTGGTtacagcaactgcagcactTGTGCTTGCAAGGGCATTCGCAGTGATTGTGCAGGATGCACCCATGACGCTTGGTATCCCTGTAACTGCCTCCCCTAATGCACCCCCACCTGTAGCAGCAAGGGCCACAGAATCTGATATGTCCTTCTGCTCTGCAGCTCCAAGTACTCCCTGGATGCTGCACGTCTCCACCCCTGAAGCCTTCACGGTGGACTCCACACCCGCCACAGCCGCATCAACGTTGCTCTGATAGTTGGCCTGACGACGAGTGAgctcctccctttcctcatccATCTGTTTTTGTATAATACGACCGCGATGGATAAGGCGCTCCTTCAACTCACGTAGGGCCTCATCTCGTACTCGGCGCGCTTGGTCCATGGTGAGGGCAACATTCATGTAGTCACCACTGAATGTGGTGGGGAGGTCAAGCTTCGCGATGTATGGCGCAAGGTAATCGCAGCGTGCCTCCTCACGCAGAGCCTCTTCAGCAAGTCGGCGTCTACGCTCCGCTTCAGTCTCACGAGGACGGTTGCGAAGCGTGTCAAAGACGGAGACAACAGCGGGAACGCGGCGCTGTCTTTCGTTTGCCAGAGCGACACGCTTTGAGGGACAAAGTCCGGGCAGCAAATACTCTTGATTCTGCGCCTGCGATCTCTGCTCGGCGACGGGTGTCAGTTGAGCACCAGCGAGGCCTCCCAGTTCGACCGATGACCGCTTAGCAGCTTCCGCTTCGTCAGGACCTGCAACCGGACCCGATGGCTCACGTGTGGACTCCACAATGGCATTGCATTCCGCCAACGAGGCCCGTACACGCCCTTGACACATCGTGACCCACCACCGCAGTCGGTTGCGCTCATTACACTGTTCCATATCCGATGGGGGTGTCGTGTTTGGCATCATAACGATGATAGATGGCAACGTACCTGAAACGCTCCCTTTCGGCCCCGCCACGGCGCTGAGAAGGCATTCCTCACCAGGGTCAGTTTTGGGGTACATGCGATAGGGACGGATGATACTCCCCGGCCGGTAATGGAAATAAACCCACATTTCACCACCCTCAGACAGCGACCCCACACTGCCAGTAGACGGACCTGCGCACACCGGTGACAATGCAGCCGACGCGACAAGCTGTGGATGCATTGTGCCTGTAGCAGCACGTGCAGCGGCTACCGCAGCAGGGCGCACAAAGACGTATTTGGCCACATCGTCGTCAGGGGGGATGGTCTCATTGCGATGATACTTCTCACTCATTCGGATGGGTTCCGCACGTTGCTTGTCATCCGCACCCCGCACGCTCCCCTTAGTAGAGGGGGAACTTCCAACTTGTTGCGAATTGGTGTGGGACAAGTTGTATCCCATGTTGAGTGCAGCCACATTATCGAAGGTGGCACTTCGGTACCATAACCGGTCATCGCGCCCTCTGTAAAACTCCTTCACCTTGCGAAGGGCGCGACTCTCGTAGAAAAACTCCTGTCTCCGCCACAAGCCATCGTTACGGGCATCCCAGTAAAAGGTCATAGTTCGCTGCACACCTGGCTCGTACGTAAGTAACCGCAGCCCCCCTACTGAAGTCTGCAACATTCTGCCACGTTCGAACCACTCTTGCATCAGGCGGAAGTTACCACTTTGTACCACAACATCAACCAACGGGATGAGCTGGCTATTGGAATTCGACACGGTCCGTTCCCTCATAAAGGCACCACTGCTAAAGCTCCGGTGTCGCACAAAACTCCGACGCTTACCCACATTCGTCTCCCGAAATTCGTCGTCTAATGCGCTCGTCACTATATTTCTCCTCAAACCCGCCCTTTGCTGAGCCCCGCTCGAGTAATCGTAATCCGTGTCGTACggttcttttccctctccctccgcTGCCGGAAGTGCAACTAAACCTTCACCTCCAGACGCAGCGGCAGCACCACTCCTAAAGTCACTCACACTGTTCGTCCGCCTCATGAATGCGGATGCCGTGGGGTACACCGACCGGCGGCGCAGTTTATCCGCACGATGCTCAAAAAGCAGATGTATTTGTGCCTGACTGGGATATTGCGTATCCGGCAAATAGACCTCAAGCACACGATGGTCAGGCATTAGATACGCGGCGTAGCGAAACACATCTGCATTGACATAGCGAGTGAATTTCATACCACCTGGATAACGACTTTCATACTGGGCCCGGTTCAATGTTAATTCTTCCACCCACgaagcacaacaaaagtgGACCGCACGGTCTCGCGTAGTTTGCATGAGATGCGTCAGTCCTCCTGCCAAAGTGGAAAATCCCCCGCTAAATGTGCTACCGGGATGCTGTGCTGGAGATCCCTCATCATTGTAGCGCCGCCTCATGCCTGCCGAGTTACCCAACCCTCGGCTTCCATATACTGCTGATGGGCTAGCGCTTAAAACGCCGCCTCCGCTCCCAGGAGTGGCCCCCAAGTGCACTTGGCCCCCAAGTGTACTGAGGGGAGTGCCAACGAAATTATGCGAGATGTTGCGCTCGTCCTCAACGTCCAGTTCAAAGAGAACCGCCTCCCATTGAGATGCATCCTGAAGATCAGGCACCAGTGAACTGACAGCGGCGTCGGGGGTGAGGTTGACGAAATAGTTGTCACCACTGAAAACACCCTCAACACCCGTGTAAAAGCTATCGGCGTCACCCGGCGCGATGAGGTCGCCCCGGGAAGGTTCGACGAATACGGGCTCACGTACGCTCTTGCGCCCACCAGGGAGAACAAGTACCCAACTGTGAAGCCGTCGAACAGGTGGGAAGTTGACTGACTCGCCTTTTGCAGGTCCCTTAACGGCGTCGTCCCCCCCTATTACAGATGCGGTATCAGCATTACCACACCTTGCCGGGTTGTTGAAAGCATTGAAGCTGGTGTTAGGACCACAAAGGGGGCTCGTAGCACCCACCACATTATTAGCCAAGGGGCTACAGAGGCTAACGCTGTTCGCGTAGCTCTCGCTGGCCCCCTGAACCCTTGATCCCGCAAAGGATGTGTTACTTCTCGTGTCTTTGTCGTCGTCCTGCTGATGGTGGTACTGGGAGTACATATCAATCTCATCAGCAGGGCGGAGCACCAGGCGGTCCTTTACAAGTGCTGCATACTCCGCATCAACCATGTCACTGCCATCATCATCGGCATCAGAGTCCACATAACAGCAGTAGTCATCCGTCACGGGAGCCTTTGTATTGGCATTATCCTCCCTTCCACCGGTGGTGCCAACCACGTTGCTGCAATACGTACTGTCTTTGTTGCTGGTCCTGCGCTTGCTTTTGCTCTTTCCGCTAGTCGAAAGCTCCCCATATTCATCTGTCCATTCCCGTTGTGAACTGTCATTCTCGCACACGGCGCGTTCAGCGTAGCCCACCACCACGTAGGCGTTGTACCCCACTCCCACAAGCAACGAAGTGAGGAGTATGCTCAGCTCGAAGCAATTGCCAATCTGCCACTGTAGCGTCGTGGCTGGGGAAACCACCACTTCAGGAAGCCTTTCCGTGTCTTCAAGTACCTCATACCGCATATACCCCGCAAGGAACCTCGCACACGAACTCACATCAAACAATTcatcaaaggggaaaatggtGGGCCGAATGAAGGTGCATATCATCTTTCGGGTGCGACACTCATTCAACGGGGCAAGAAGCTGCGGCGCACGCTTAGGAAAATACTCATGAAAGTGAGATTGGAACCTCCTAGTAGCTTTGAAGATGCTCTCCTCTGCCGGACTAATCTCCGTgtaggaggggggaaaacccTCCTTGCGAAGCCAGTGGGTGAGACGCTCCGCTCTCGTGGCCTCATAAGGAGCTGGTGACAAGGTTGCGGGCCCGGGTACCTTctcttctcctccttcttcagcaTCAGTGGGAGTCGCAGTTCCCAAACCAACCTTTGCTGTGTTGGCGACGGCGCCACCTCTTCCTGGTGAAGTCCCGGGGACGCTTGCGGTCTTTCCGCCGATGCGGCGTATTGGTGGTAACATCAACTTCAAACACCCCGCACTACCACCGCAGTGTAACGGATTGTATACACTACTGGCGTATGATAAACAAAGTGAAGTTATCTACAAACTCgcgtacgtatatatatatatttatatttatataagttCACTCGTCTGACGTCCCTACAAATGTGAATTTGGAGACTGGAAGGGGCGAAGGTAACCGCTCTATTTGGTCACACACTACCTATTTATTGTCAGTGGTGTTGGCgctatttttctctcttccttttctccctctaaTTATATTTCTACTCCCCGTacttatttatgtatttgtgttaATGCACACGGATTCCAGGGTAAAGTGCAGTGAAGGCACTAGCAACTGCTGCCACCATTATCatcacaaagaagaaaaagaggtcaaaaaaaacaaaaaaaacatcaaaaagaatagaggaggaaagaaaaaaaaagtgaagtgcgtattaaaaaaaaagttttgcgCCGCACACGTGGAGGAGCCAATTAAGGTGTGATGAATATTTCGATTACAGTCCGTACTGAACAGCGGCAACGGACACAACATAACGTTTTCAACCGCAGCCTATTGGCGGGAGTAGAGGTATACGGGACAAAAATAAgtggaaaggaggaaaagggaaacagaaCGAGAATTCATGCTAACAACTGACTACAAAGATATGGTACACGCATGTGTTACAAATGGGGAGGCTAACAAACAGTAACCCGTACCACATACAACTTACACTACACGAatggaaacacaaaatgaagtaaaagaagGTGAAAGCGACAATGAGGAGCCTCCCCACCCTCATGCGCATACACACTTATCTCCCCTGAATCACTTTGCTCCCAATTACACGGCTGAACCACATCTCTTTGAAACACCTTCTGAGCACAGCCTTCCATCCATGAGAACATACAAAttatatgcatatgtggTCATCATCGGAAGCTGCATTGCATcagaaggaggaaataataataataataatatcaccACCTATAATCATCatctctttccccctccctcaaaCTCTTTCTCTGATCACGCAGTCAACTGAGCAACTGACTCACGGGTCCTTCAACTCACTACATGCTTTCACTTGTCCATATTTCCCTCATGCGAAACATTTCAACTTCGATATTCAATTCCCTTCGAAACGGAACGGCCACAGGAacagaaacaggaaaaaaaaacgataatgGTAACAATTATAATACCTCGTAATTTCACTCGTCTTCCTTGCATTTGATAAGCTCTActtgacgtttttttttcctttttcccctttttttcctcttctttcttgttccacaaacacacatacccGTCCCCCACCCCTTAAGTTATTTTTTCATCTGTTCACACAGAGCCCCTTCACTTAACCGTGAACTAGTGAAAGGATGGGGAGAAGAATGAGGAAatacaacaggaaaaaaaaaaaagaaaatagattTTGTGGCCGATAATACTCCACTCGTTTTAAGTCACCTAACgcccaaacaaaacacatatGCACGTGATTTCAAAAAGCGAaaatttttcttgcttttttttttgtgtggggaggggggggggcctCTCCCAACTTCAATCATTCCTTCAAACCGTCACCTTCAAAACTGTTTGAATGCGCCGTTTCGAAGCACCGGATGTAATCGCGGTAGCAATAACAGAAGTGAAGAAACCCGAGTGATGaatcaggaaaaaaaacaacaaagggacgaaagtttttttaaaaaagaaaaaaaaacaagaagaaatggcatcacacaaacatatgcgTATATTAACAAATATGCAAATACGAAAAGCAATACTGCtctgtctcccttttttgactTAAAATATTCGCTAATATTGCAACAATgatcccctcccctcctcttcctgtgGTACGTCAAATACTTCTCATTTCGGAACAAATACGCACCACACGACTGAAATTATCCCATCACCACCTGTGGTTACAATTCAATAACCATTCACCAATTATAAATGCTACCGTCCGCAAGTAACACCAAACCATCTGTACATTTTACCCTTCACATCACTTCAATGCTTCAGGCCTTGCAATAAGCACCGTTTCGTAATGGCTGCGGCAATACAAATCCCAATAGAAAAGTCCCCACGTCCAACATCCCACCGCCAATGCTGCGCAATACAACGGCGTAATGGTCAACAAATTCACAAAATGTGGAATGGCAAATAACCCGCCGAGGTCGAGCTTGCGGACGAGTTCATAATTCATGAAAGCGGCTTCATTTCTTGCGCCCACTTCTGCGCCTTTAGCACTGGCCTCATATGCATGAGAAGAGCGAACATGCGCATGCATCGGTTGCATGGATGTTTTTGGTTCCGTCACTGCCGCAGATGAGAGACGTACCCGAGACGGAGCAGTTGCAGTGGCAAGTCGAATGATTGAGCGCTGCATAATTTTGAAATGGGGCTTTTTGGTTATTATATTTGAtttctaaaacaaaaaagtaaaaaaaaataagaaaataaatgagttTTCTGAGCTGATTTATAAGTTGTGATTTTACTAACTACTGCTTTCTTTGAAAGTTACTTCCTATGTATTCGACCTCCTTCCTGTTGAGGAAATGATACAGTAAGATTGATTTgacgttgtttttcttcttttaaaaataaaaaaaataaaaaccaaagcaaaacgaagaaggagggggaaaaaaaaagcaacataaACAAgcaataaataacaaaacaaagagggaaaacaggaagagaaaaagaacaataaaaggaagttaagaaataatataatatgttAACTGTTGTATGCACAGATGGGAAtggaaaaatacaaacaaacacttctatttaaaaaatacacgCATTGATATGCCCATTTTTGAACGTCATTCGGCGCActggaaatgaaatgaataaatatacgCGCGATTGCATATAGAAGCGCTCAAAGTGCTGCGCATACCacacaaaataaagtaaattTACACGTTTGCGCTTCCCCTACAGAAGATATCGCACACGCCGCaagaaaatggaagagaGGTGCTTTTATAAAGTAACACGTAACTGCACTCTACGAGCGTAGTTGCTTGCTTATCATCCtaatcaataaataaataaatgtataaaatatatttatgctCATGtggacatatatatatatatatgtgtgtgtgtgtgtgagagagagagagtttGCTTATGTTTTCTACTTTTCCATCtttaaagggaaaaaaaaaactttgcaATAGGGAACAGGAAGAACTTCAACTAACGCACCATaaactttcaaaaaaaaaaagtggtagagaaagagaaagagggagaacaaAACGGAGAGGAgtgggggagaaaaaagaaaactaataAAACTAACTATACgggaatgaaaaagaaaaagagggaaggaggCACAAAAATTATACGAAATGAAGCAATAAATACAAAGCAAACACATGCGAGACGTGATGAATCCCCAACATGTCATTCGCAATTGTGCAAATCACCAAAACAGAATAAGTGAATGGacgcaagaagaaaaaagaaatggaagaggaaatagGTGCGCACTACGTTACATACGCTTCCGGCTGtgtggtgtttctttttgcttaCCGACAGTACTGTAATCCATCGCATTATTCGGCTCTTTCATAAATTCTtctctctttatttctttctatttcaatatatttattcatataCGTACATATGTGCATGTGACTTGTTTTGGTTTGATTAGGTTTGGTTTGCATCACTCCCTTCATTATTTAatcatatttttattatttcctctCACATTGCATCCaagaagaaacacacacatacattcCCCAACAtccatctctctttttgatTCCTTTTCCATTCCCTCCTCTCATCCAAGTTAATTATTCGAAACGACCATTTTTTCGGTGTTAAATTTATCATCAtcaatttatatatatatatatatttatataaatataattaCCGGCAATCCGTCAACTCTAAACATAGCCTTATgttacaaaaaaagaaaaaaaacacaaattcTTCTTCTGCATTCCCCTGCCGTTTTGTTCGGTATCACTTGCCGCCTCTCCGTCTCTAACGGCACCGCACGCATTACACCTCAGTGAATATCAATATGCAAAACAGAGCTGCATGTTGggctttattttcttttacggAGGGACggaagatttaaaaaaaacaaaagaaaaaaatgcaggCACAGACACAAGCGCACATattgtgcaaaaaaaaaaaaaggacaaattCCCACGCTGCTCAGCACCGTTCACACACGCGCATCACACGGTAACCCACAATCGTTGTAACTAgcaaaaatgatgatgatgataataataataacaatacaGTGGCAATTGTACTGCCCATTACGACATGCTGCCGCTCGTCATTACTATTTCAAAGGTTTACATCCGCAACATTTTTTCCGTcaacaaaagtaaagaaagggACAGAAAGCATCAAGCGTGGTCTGCATCAACCCAACAGCACAAtctgaagaaagaaaaacaaaaagacagtCCGcccaaagaaaacgaaacacaCTCGCATACGTGAAGACATGTACATACCTTCCAAACGGCGCAAATACGGACTAATTgatataacaaaaataataataataataacaataataataataaaaggaaattcGAGCCATTTAATCGCACAAAAGAAATTTGGAATTAGGTAACGAAACGTTGAAAACAGAACCTGCCGAGTCTTTGCCTAAACTTCCATGAAATAATGAGAGCGCGGGAAGGGACCGAGATTAGAAGAACATGACAGGAAAAGAGGgccgctaaaaaaaaaaaaaagactccCGCATCCGCCTATGCAAAATCATGGTCCCCTCCCGCCGCGCACTACCTCCACTAATGCTACCTAAATCcgctactattattattattatcatcagaGGTACTATCACTACTGCTATTGTTGTCAACGCTATTGCTATCAACGGTACCACCAACACCTGAGCCCAAACTGCTATTCATAATGTTCGGGTCTGCGCCGACTGCTGGCACCTTCGCATCACCAACATTACCACCACAACTATCGCTGACGGCACGGAATACAGAAAGTGCCTGAGCTGTAAATGCAGCGGGGTCACTAACCGGCAGCCCTGAACCTCCACCACCAAGCACCACAGTATTGGACCGCCGCGCAAGCTCCCCAAACTTCTCAATATATTCCTCCGCCACCCGTAGCGCCACCGCGTCACGGAAACTTTGGGGATTTGGTGATGCATTAAATGCATTGGCAACCGTCCCAACACTGCGACCGACCGCATCCGCCTTTAATGCCATCGCCGCCGCCTCCGCCTCTGCGCGAAGAACCGTGGCATATTTTTGTGCCCGTGCAGCAAGTCGCTGCGCTCGCCGGAGTCCTCCCGCCCGATTAATCCCCGCCTGCGCCTCACCTTCACTCTGCAATATCAGTTGTCGCTTACGTCGTTCTGCATCGGCCTGCAGGTCCATAGAGCGCCGAACCAACTCACTGACAGTGATGTCGCGTATCTCATAGCGTTTGCATTCGATTCCCCAATCTGCTGCTTCACTCCGAAGCACCTCAACGATGTTCTTGTTGAGTGACGCCCTCTCGCGAAACAGTGTGTCAAGGTCAAGTCGTCCAATCTCGCTCCGCATTGTTGTCTGTGCTAGATTGAGCAAATTGTAAATGGGATTCTCAATGTTGTAGCTGGCCTTGCACGTGTCCACGATGCGAAGGAAGAGCACACCATCAATCTCAACCATAACATTGTCACATGTGATGGCTGATTGGTTTGGTATCTCGATACCTTGCT
This genomic window contains:
- a CDS encoding stomatin-like protein, putative; translated protein: MLRSLVHSCRTLSLPGTRVAPTCIVYTPPPTPPRGSAASFDCTAAGVRAISLVGSGLRRCGVSVSSGCGVSATSLGGTFRMYHSGSAGAGGYNYSQPPSPYGGATSNYMGGGYYAGSGDPNYSIDNNSNAVAVGSGGNAGGGAGGGGPVGSGRLPFVSRPFRSPVHPSSFIERVPRNTILNIVPQGRQYVVERLGRYHRTLDPGWWFVIPFVDKIRYAYSVKEQGIEIPNQSAITCDNVMVEIDGVLFLRIVDTCKASYNIENPIYNLLNLAQTTMRSEIGRLDLDTLFRERASLNKNIVEVLRSEAADWGIECKRYEIRDITVSELVRRSMDLQADAERRKRQLILQSEGEAQAGINRAGGLRRAQRLAARAQKYATVLRAEAEAAAMALKADAVGRSVGTVANAFNASPNPQSFRDAVALRVAEEYIEKFGELARRSNTVVLGGGGSGLPVSDPAAFTAQALSVFRAVSDSCGGNVGDAKVPAVGADPNIMNSSLGSGVGGTVDSNSVDNNSSSDSTSDDNNNNSSGFR